One Natrinema halophilum genomic window carries:
- a CDS encoding type II toxin-antitoxin system HicB family antitoxin yields MSTDTGSNDSPHGVTRITLTKEDEWWVAKDEETGVASQGKTRTEALDMLDEAVALYNGEIGEPIETWEEEKEVLEEIGLDPEEVKANREAADGLPEFMQ; encoded by the coding sequence ATGAGCACAGACACCGGTTCGAACGACTCTCCGCACGGGGTAACGCGGATCACGCTCACCAAAGAGGACGAATGGTGGGTGGCGAAAGACGAAGAGACCGGCGTCGCGAGCCAGGGCAAGACGCGGACCGAGGCGCTCGACATGCTCGACGAGGCGGTCGCGCTCTATAACGGCGAAATCGGCGAGCCGATAGAGACGTGGGAAGAGGAGAAAGAGGTGCTGGAGGAGATCGGACTCGACCCCGAAGAAGTGAAGGCGAATCGAGAAGCCGCTGACGGGCTTCCAGAGTTCATGCAGTAA
- a CDS encoding type II toxin-antitoxin system HicA family toxin: protein MPTTDFSGLDVVKALTKNRFRVVDREGSHVKLRYVHPTNSDDVRVVSVPMHDRIKQGTLRNIAEQSGANDFHAWCEWVDRNR, encoded by the coding sequence ATGCCGACAACCGATTTTTCCGGACTCGATGTCGTGAAAGCCCTCACCAAAAACCGGTTCCGTGTCGTCGATCGCGAAGGGAGTCACGTAAAACTCCGGTACGTACACCCGACCAACTCCGACGATGTCCGAGTGGTCTCGGTGCCGATGCACGACCGGATCAAACAGGGCACGTTGCGGAATATCGCCGAACAATCCGGTGCGAATGACTTTCACGCCTGGTGTGAGTGGGTCGATCGAAATCGGTAA
- a CDS encoding ArsR family transcriptional regulator, with product MQMDAKVQIMADRDDDSGRYTETFPLEEFTEALKNLGGSAGTQEVADEVGCKYRTANAKLHELKERGEVTARKVGNAYLWMIDGGG from the coding sequence ATGCAGATGGATGCAAAGGTCCAAATAATGGCCGATCGCGACGATGACTCGGGGCGGTACACGGAAACCTTCCCGCTCGAAGAATTCACAGAAGCGCTCAAGAACCTTGGAGGTTCAGCCGGGACTCAAGAGGTTGCCGACGAAGTTGGATGTAAGTATCGTACAGCGAACGCAAAGCTCCACGAGCTCAAGGAACGTGGAGAGGTGACCGCTCGTAAGGTCGGAAACGCCTATCTCTGGATGATTGATGGTGGGGGATGA
- a CDS encoding DUF7563 family protein: MPECAGCGAHVTSDYHRVFSARDGELKACINCSSNRVARDAGRSEAGSM; the protein is encoded by the coding sequence ATGCCTGAATGCGCGGGCTGTGGTGCCCACGTCACGTCTGACTACCATCGCGTCTTCTCGGCCCGCGACGGTGAACTGAAGGCGTGCATCAACTGCTCGAGCAATCGCGTGGCCCGCGACGCCGGTCGAAGCGAAGCGGGTTCAATGTGA
- a CDS encoding DUF7389 domain-containing protein — translation MTDDVDADQLVERTDTGVSITSKLTRGTGTRDQDVHTIKAKGHTLVDAVSKHKRAMKYLEAEVVDRARELQPGEADGDESEEGGDQ, via the coding sequence ATGACCGACGACGTCGACGCGGACCAGCTCGTTGAGCGGACCGATACCGGTGTCTCGATCACGTCGAAACTGACGCGTGGAACCGGCACGCGAGACCAGGACGTCCACACCATCAAGGCGAAGGGCCACACCCTCGTCGACGCGGTCTCGAAGCACAAGCGGGCGATGAAATACCTCGAGGCGGAAGTAGTCGACCGAGCTCGAGAGTTGCAGCCCGGAGAGGCCGATGGTGACGAAAGCGAAGAGGGAGGGGACCAATGA
- a CDS encoding zinc ribbon domain-containing protein, translated as MSTDSSTPVSVRPVGTATGADRRVGVDLGVRQLFAASPITADPTVRNAYIADGGIVRALYDELGATTRRLQALPGDTTAAEVHAFVAYRDRLAVRVADATEQLLAYLEATDAGTVVLEEITYPLRPLSECRRGETDLGSWLLPVLQHAFADAAVAEDYDVEYINPKYTTQQCHVCDQLGDVDSAGLECTTESCPVDVVDRDRSAAVSIAKRRPDARGKDD; from the coding sequence ATGAGTACCGACTCCTCTACGCCGGTCTCTGTCCGACCGGTGGGAACCGCGACCGGCGCCGATCGACGCGTCGGGGTTGACCTCGGCGTTCGTCAGCTGTTCGCTGCATCGCCGATCACCGCCGACCCGACTGTTAGGAACGCCTACATCGCCGACGGGGGGATAGTACGTGCCCTCTACGATGAGCTTGGTGCGACGACCCGCCGGCTGCAGGCACTTCCCGGCGATACAACAGCCGCCGAAGTTCACGCGTTCGTGGCGTATCGAGATCGCCTCGCCGTCCGTGTTGCCGATGCTACGGAGCAGCTGCTCGCTTACCTCGAGGCCACCGACGCCGGGACCGTCGTCCTCGAGGAAATCACCTACCCCCTCCGACCGCTGTCAGAGTGCCGGCGGGGTGAAACTGACCTGGGGTCGTGGCTACTTCCGGTGTTACAGCATGCATTCGCGGATGCAGCGGTCGCCGAAGACTACGATGTGGAATACATCAACCCGAAGTACACCACACAGCAGTGCCACGTGTGCGATCAACTGGGGGATGTGGATAGCGCCGGGCTCGAGTGCACGACCGAGTCGTGTCCCGTCGACGTTGTCGACCGCGACCGAAGTGCTGCTGTCTCGATCGCGAAACGCAGACCTGATGCCAGGGGGAAAGATGACTGA